In one Plasmodium reichenowi strain SY57 chromosome 7, whole genome shotgun sequence genomic region, the following are encoded:
- a CDS encoding hypothetical protein (conserved Plasmodium protein, unknown function~part of same gene as PRSY57_0708400A~gap found within coding sequence) yields KEENEKLKLEIDEVKKNYNQMSVKLESEKEENEKLKLEIDEEKKYKNQMSIELENEKEENEKLKLEIDEVKKNYNQMSVELESEKEENEKLKLEIDEEKKNINKVIYELDGEKIKYNDVCIILDNEKNKMKELNEKLINQEKELENIKKKLEEETLNFKKYREINYEEKNGSNDYSMENGKNVVTRNKIKNEMNILDILDKNKKTKKIISKSNNNNNDNDNDNDNNDDNNMKDEKYNKLYYSYVEIVIKKEELENEFNEQMKYFNDKVDIYDKKVQYFNKKITHYKNVCNMYIKNNGKISTCIKKIEEILYSIEKVHIKDKIILDGKIYNIKIIIKEINECIHMKIQETEDTDVLLYDEVINEKNILLEKVLNNEKDKNIYHIEKDKNIYHIEKDSELEKYMKELNFKNINDLFTFHLSMLDELCIIKKCYQQAVEDNSMKIKEYDNNILILNKQIELEEKKNYINEKNCKSLLLEVDNLKFILNDLLSYVDHKDGKRNKRQRKMSIKNELKYINMEIKNIENEEQNMLINSEIENDGNHNDVPCAVINVHENVRNNHNRKMDNNSNIHENIETKKTLELHDSIEKMNTFENSFERNNTLNEENNLRNVQSLYPNFIEYKENSSFKSSTLKSNNFSELDILSNELNSNSTSKRKYSRNKNKKRDSIRQYELRSRRKE; encoded by the coding sequence aaaaagaagaaaatgaaaaattaaaactCGAAATTGATgaagtaaaaaaaaattacaacCAAATGAGTGTCAAATTAGAAAGtgaaaaagaagaaaatgaaaaattaaaactCGAAATTGAtgaggaaaaaaaatataagaacCAAATGAGTATCGAATTAGAGaatgaaaaagaagaaaatgaaaaattaaaactCGAAATTGATgaagtaaaaaaaaattacaacCAAATGAGTGTCGAATTAGAAAGtgaaaaagaagaaaatgaaaaattaaaactCGAAAttgatgaagaaaaaaaaaatattaacaaaGTAATATATGAGTTAGATGgtgaaaaaataaaatataatgatgtGTGCATAATTTTAGATAAcgaaaagaataaaatgaaagaaCTAAATGagaaattaataaatcaagaaaaagaattagaaaatattaaaaagaaattagAGGAAGAAACCTtgaattttaaaaaatatcgAGAAATAAATTACgaagaaaaaaatggatCTAATGATTATTCCATGGAAAACGGAAAAAATGTTGTAAcaagaaataaaattaagaacgaaatgaatattttagATATACTAGATAAGAAtaagaaaacaaaaaaaataatatcaaaaagtaataataataataatgataatgataatgataatgataataatgatgataataatatgaaagaTGAAAAGtataacaaattatattattcatatgtaGAAATAGtcataaaaaaagaagaattagaaaatgaatttaatgaacaaatgaaatattttaacGACAAAGttgatatatatgataaaaaggttcaatattttaataaaaaaattacacattataaaaatgtttgtaacatgtatattaaaaacAATGGAAAAATAAGCACTTGTATAAAGAAAATAGAAGAGATCCTATATAGTATTGAAAAGGTTCATATTAAAGATAAAATTATTCTAGATGggaaaatttataatattaaaattataataaaagaaattaatgAATGTATACATATGAAAATACAAGAAACAGAAGATACAgatgtattattatatgatgaagtaataaatgaaaaaaacattttattgGAAAAAgttttaaataatgaaaaagataaaaatatatatcatatagagaaagataaaaatatatatcatatagAGAAAGATAGTgaattagaaaaatatatgaaagaattaaattttaaaaacattAATGATCTTTTTACATTCCATTTAAGTATGTTAGATGAATTgtgtataataaaaaaatgttacCAACAGGCAGTAGAAGATAATTCAATGAAAATTAAAGAATacgataataatattctaATTCTAAACAAACAAATTGAATTagaggaaaaaaaaaattatatcaatgaaaaaaattgtaaatctttattattagaaGTGGACAATTTGAAATTTATCttaaatgatttattatcatatgtTGATCATAAAGATGGAAAGAGAAATAAAAGACAAAGAAAAATGAGTATcaaaaatgaattaaaatatatcaatatggaaattaaaaatatagaaaatgaaGAACAAAATATGTTGATTAATTCAGAAATAGAAAACGATGGAAATCATAATGATGTGCCATGTGCTGTAATAAATGTGCATGAAAATGTTAGGAATAATCACAACAGAAAAATGgataataattcaaatatacatgaaaatattgaaaCGAAAAAAACTTTAGAATTACACGACAGCATAGAAAAGATGAACACTTTTGAAAATAGTTTCGAAAGaaataatacattaaatgaagaaaataatttaagaAACGTACAATCTTTATATCCAAATTTTATtgaatataaagaaaatagttcttttaaaagtagtacattaaaaagtaataaCTTTTCAGAATTAGATATTTTATCAAACGAACTGAATAGTAACAGTACATCTAAAAGGAAATACTCcagaaataaaaataaaaaaagagatTCAATTAGACAGTATGAGTTAAGGAGTAGAAGgaaagaataa
- a CDS encoding putative membrane protein (conserved Plasmodium membrane protein, unknown function), with amino-acid sequence MNCFVLFVIVVALVTILDQCKQIPKFYARKFAHMLCGLLILMFDVSINGYRRGLPHNIRNIIQTDYRVYFIYLIAITSILRCFFYPFRFGVYKDKGIIVYNVIVSIFFFFKLPLYVLTPIFFADPMAAIVGRQFPNYAIYKKKTLHGTLTCFFVSLVTLFYVGNYWHILILSLSLSFLELFGGSFDNLLMCFPIFIYMTFFKV; translated from the exons atgaattgCTTCGTTTTATTTGTCATAGTAGTTGCTTTGGTAACTATTTTAGACCAGTGTAAACAAATTCCCAAATTTTATGCAAG gaAATTTGCCCATATGCTTTGTGGGTTACTTATTTTGATGTTCGACGTAAGTATTAATGGATATAGGAGAGGTTTGCCACATAATATAAGGAACATTATACAAACAGATTACAGggtttattttatttaccTTATAGCAATAACGTCAATATTGCgctgttttttttatccatttag ATTTGGTgtatataaagataaagGAATCATAGTTTACAATGTTATCGtatctatttttttcttttttaaactCCCCTTGTATGTTTTAACACCAATATTTTTTGCGGATCCAATGGCGGCAATAGTAGGAAGACAATTCCCAAATTATGccatttataaaaagaaaacg cTTCATGGAACGTTGACGTGTTTTTTTGTTTCCCTTGTGACATTGTTCTATGTCGGTAATTATTGgcatattttaattttaagTTTATCACTAAGCTTTTTAGAATTATTCGGAGGGAGTTTTGATAACTTATTAATGTGCTTTccaatttttatttatatgacattttttaaagtttaa
- a CDS encoding DNA repair protein, putative, translating to MIHSDDSQNDEEKVSYNNILFENNTSDEIDYFDDRLPHINFYLKFQKKDFVQNFFDKVTREQNAEKDIEILTNPYDIHEIDNEYKYEDSNMNNNNINNNEGGFLLDNDDDDNNNLYIINNNNNIHRDNLYLDIKDDIFHLDDQEEYTKKINENFQKNKNEFIFSIERVMENEEENRKSDKCFLCNKKKKNYNETLVHINIYLCKECKALDNNFRMISLTKLIKKYSLNTYDLSKYEKQLALLSTKNPRGYMKQMKLYFIFQIKEIALRKHGSLLTVKNLYNNKLLNINSSSSTNKINKTSKLIHKFKKTKTIYSKEVRNMEKLQIICEDNQHDFDTPVCINQNDNTYNKKCKKCSYCVEYMQF from the coding sequence atgatacATAGCGATGATTCACAAAATGATGAGGAAAAAGTaagttataataatattttatttgaaaataatacaagTGATGAAATTGATTATTTTGATGATCGTTTACCCCATATAAACTTTTATTTGAAgtttcaaaaaaaagattttGTGCAAAACTTTTTTGATAAAGTTACAAGGGAACAAAATGCTGAAAAGGATATAGAGATATTAACAAATCCATATGATATACATGAAATAgataatgaatataaatatgaagacagtaatatgaataataataatataaataataatgaaggTGGATTTCTTTTAGAcaatgatgatgatgataataataatttatatattataaataataataataatattcatagAGATAATTTGTATTTGGATATTAAAGATgatatatttcatttagATGATCAAGAagaatatacaaaaaaaataaatgaaaattttcaaaaaaataaaaacgaATTTATATTTAGTATAGAAAGGGTAATggaaaatgaagaagaaaatagAAAATCAGACAAATGCtttttatgtaataaaaaaaaaaaaaattataatgaaacattagttcatattaatatatatttatgtaaagAATGTAAAGCTttagataataattttagAATGATTTCATTaacaaaattaattaaaaaatattctttaaataCGTATGATTTGTCCAAATATGAAAAACAACTAGCTTTATTATCTACAAAAAATCCACGTGGATATATGAAACAAATGAAattgtattttatattccAAATTAAAGAAATTGCATTAAGAAAACATGGTTCTTTACTTACAGtcaaaaatttatataataataaactcttaaatataaattcatcatcttctacaaataaaataaacaaaacCAGCAAACttatacataaatttaaaaaaacaaaaactATATATAGTAAGGAAGTTAGAAATATGGAAAAGCTTCAAATTATATGTGAAGATAATCAACATGATTTTGATACACCTGTATGTATTAATCAAAATGATAACacatataacaaaaaatgtaaaaagTGCAGTTACTGTGTTGAATATATGCAATTTTga